The following proteins come from a genomic window of Methylorubrum populi:
- a CDS encoding class I SAM-dependent methyltransferase, translated as MIRFFAILLSLTLPASAAEPLAPPGVPSERFAKPDRPVAEIVAPQWANERERDGADEVGQVARLMRIAPGETVADIGAGNGYYVFRLSPRVGPQGRVLAQDITPAYLADLERRVAEWGLSNVTVVRGEPHDPRLPPGSVDAAVLVHMYHEIAQPFGLLWNLAAAMRPGGRVGIVDADAIPSRHGTPPKLLRCELAAVGFREVSMTRLKGGVGYLAVFEAPAPERRPEPEAIRPCRDAATRETR; from the coding sequence ATGATCCGCTTCTTCGCCATTCTCCTCTCGTTGACCCTGCCGGCCTCCGCGGCCGAGCCGCTCGCGCCGCCCGGCGTACCGTCCGAACGCTTTGCCAAGCCCGACCGGCCGGTGGCCGAGATCGTCGCTCCGCAATGGGCGAACGAGCGGGAGCGCGACGGGGCCGACGAGGTCGGGCAGGTCGCGCGCCTGATGCGCATCGCGCCCGGCGAGACGGTGGCCGATATCGGCGCCGGCAACGGCTACTACGTGTTCCGCCTGAGCCCGCGCGTCGGTCCGCAGGGCCGCGTCCTGGCGCAGGATATCACGCCGGCTTATCTCGCCGATCTCGAGCGCCGTGTTGCCGAATGGGGCCTGTCGAACGTCACCGTGGTGCGCGGCGAGCCGCATGACCCTCGGCTGCCGCCGGGCTCGGTCGATGCGGCGGTGCTGGTCCACATGTACCACGAGATCGCCCAGCCCTTCGGCCTGCTCTGGAACCTCGCCGCGGCGATGAGGCCCGGCGGACGGGTCGGCATCGTCGATGCCGACGCGATCCCCTCGCGCCACGGCACGCCGCCCAAGCTCCTGCGCTGCGAACTCGCCGCGGTCGGTTTTCGCGAGGTGTCGATGACGCGGCTGAAGGGCGGGGTCGGCTATCTCGCGGTGTTCGAAGCCCCGGCGCCGGAGCGGCGGCCGGAGCCGGAGGCGATCCGGCCCTGCCGGGATGCGGCGACGCGGGAGACGCGCTGA
- the trmD gene encoding tRNA (guanosine(37)-N1)-methyltransferase TrmD: protein MSEPVDPATSAPWRVTVLTLYPEMFPGPLGHSLSGDALARGAWSLEPRQIREHGLGRHRNVDDTPAGGGAGMVLRCDVLGAAIDAAAAPDDARPRLLMSPRGKPLTQARVRALAGGPGAIIVCGRFEGVDERVIEARNLEEVSIGDYVLSGGEIAALVLIDACVRLLPGVMGKHASGVEESFEGGLLEYPHYTRPREWEGRTIPDVLMGGNHAAIARWRAERSRALTRARRPDLLQSDEP from the coding sequence ATGAGCGAGCCCGTCGATCCTGCCACGTCCGCCCCCTGGCGGGTCACTGTCCTGACCCTCTACCCGGAGATGTTCCCCGGCCCGCTGGGTCATTCCCTGTCCGGGGACGCGCTCGCCCGCGGAGCGTGGAGCCTAGAGCCGCGGCAGATCCGCGAGCACGGGCTCGGCCGCCACCGCAACGTGGACGACACGCCCGCCGGCGGCGGGGCCGGAATGGTTCTGCGCTGCGACGTGCTCGGAGCCGCCATCGACGCCGCGGCTGCCCCGGACGACGCCCGCCCGCGCCTGCTCATGTCCCCGCGCGGAAAACCGCTGACGCAGGCGCGGGTGCGGGCCCTGGCCGGGGGGCCCGGCGCGATCATCGTCTGCGGGCGCTTCGAGGGGGTGGACGAGCGGGTGATCGAGGCGCGCAACCTCGAAGAGGTCTCCATCGGCGACTACGTGCTCTCCGGCGGAGAGATCGCCGCCCTCGTGCTGATCGATGCCTGCGTGCGCCTGCTGCCCGGCGTGATGGGCAAGCACGCCTCCGGGGTGGAGGAGAGCTTCGAGGGCGGCCTGCTCGAATACCCGCACTACACCCGGCCCCGGGAATGGGAGGGGCGGACGATTCCCGACGTGCTGATGGGCGGCAACCACGCGGCCATCGCCCGCTGGCGGGCCGAGCGCAGCCGCGCGCTGACGCGGGCGCGCCGTCCCGACCTGCTGCAGAGCGACGAACCTTAG
- a CDS encoding phosphoserine transaminase yields the protein MTAQMPAARPRVPYFSSGPTTKRPGWTLDALSGAALGRSHRSVAGKAKLAEAIELTRKVLRVPADYRIGIVPGSDTGAVEMAMWSMLGPKTVEVMAWDSFGAEWVTDALKELKIDPIVHVGEHGILPELDAIDTKNNDIVFTWNGTTAGVKVPHSDWIADDREGVTICDATSAAFAMPLPWDKLDVVTYSWQKVMGGEAAHGMLILSPRAVARLESHTPAWPIPKVFRLTKGGKLIEGIFKGDTINTPSMLAVEDYLDTLTWAQSIGGLDALHARADANARVVHDWVARTPWIGHLAVDPATYSNTGVCLVITDPDVLAKGDAVVKTVAAGIVSRLEKEGVAFDFGAYRDAPAGLRIWCGATVEASDIAALTPWLDWAFAQEKAALAAAAA from the coding sequence ATGACGGCTCAAATGCCCGCCGCGCGCCCGCGCGTGCCTTACTTTTCGTCCGGCCCGACGACCAAGCGTCCCGGCTGGACCCTTGATGCCCTCTCCGGCGCGGCTTTGGGCCGCTCGCACCGCTCGGTCGCCGGCAAGGCCAAGCTCGCCGAGGCCATCGAACTCACCCGCAAGGTCCTGCGCGTCCCCGCCGATTACCGTATCGGCATCGTCCCCGGCTCCGATACCGGCGCCGTCGAGATGGCGATGTGGTCGATGCTCGGCCCCAAGACCGTCGAGGTCATGGCCTGGGATTCCTTCGGCGCCGAGTGGGTCACCGACGCGCTCAAGGAACTCAAGATCGATCCGATCGTGCATGTCGGCGAGCACGGCATCCTGCCCGAGCTCGACGCGATCGACACCAAGAACAACGACATCGTCTTCACCTGGAACGGCACCACTGCCGGCGTGAAGGTCCCGCACAGCGACTGGATCGCCGACGACCGCGAGGGCGTCACCATCTGCGACGCCACCTCGGCCGCCTTCGCGATGCCGCTGCCCTGGGACAAGCTCGATGTCGTCACCTATTCCTGGCAGAAGGTGATGGGCGGCGAGGCCGCGCACGGCATGCTGATCCTCTCGCCCCGCGCCGTGGCGCGCCTCGAGAGTCACACGCCGGCCTGGCCGATCCCGAAGGTGTTCCGCCTGACCAAGGGCGGCAAGCTGATCGAGGGCATCTTCAAGGGCGACACCATCAACACGCCCTCGATGCTGGCGGTCGAGGACTACCTCGACACCCTGACATGGGCGCAGAGCATCGGCGGCCTCGACGCGCTCCATGCGCGGGCGGACGCCAATGCTCGGGTGGTCCATGACTGGGTGGCGCGCACCCCTTGGATCGGCCACCTCGCGGTGGATCCGGCGACCTACTCGAACACGGGCGTGTGCCTCGTGATCACCGACCCGGACGTGCTCGCCAAGGGCGACGCCGTGGTCAAGACCGTCGCCGCCGGCATCGTCAGCCGCCTGGAGAAAGAGGGCGTCGCCTTCGACTTCGGCGCCTACCGCGACGCGCCGGCCGGTCTGCGCATCTGGTGCGGGGCCACCGTTGAGGCCTCCGACATCGCCGCGCTCACCCCCTGGCTCGACTGGGCCTTCGCCCAGGAGAAGGCGGCGCTCGCCGCCGCGGCGGCCTGA
- the serA gene encoding phosphoglycerate dehydrogenase, with protein sequence MSQPIPSKPRVLVSDALSEAAVQIFRDRGIAVDFQPGLGKDKEALAAVIGDYDGLAIRSATKVTAKLLARATRLKVIGRAGIGVDNVDVPAATAKGVIVMNTPFGNSITTAEHAIALIFALARQIPAADASTQAGKWEKNRFMGVELTGKTLGVIGCGNVGAVVADRAIGLKLKVVAYDPFLTPERAVEIGVEKVELDALLARADLISLHVPLTDKTCNILSEENIARTKPGVRIVNCARGGLVDELALRAALDSGHVAGAAFDVFVTEPATENPLFGHPNVICTPHLGAATSEAQENVALQVAEQMADYLLSGAITNAINFPSISAEETPRLKPFVALCEKLGSLLGQLTEAPIKGIRITYEGAIAGMNTRALTSAAVTGVLRPILQEVNMVSAPVIARDRGIVIDEIKREGGASDYESVVRITVDAEDMPRDAAGTVFTDGKPRVIEIRGIGIDAPFAPLMLYVRNHDRPGFVGSFGSVLGEAGVNLATFAMGREAKGGNAIAFVAVDAEVSPEVLKAIETIPQVKRVRLVRF encoded by the coding sequence GTGTCCCAACCCATCCCTTCCAAACCCAGGGTCCTCGTCTCCGACGCCCTGTCGGAAGCCGCCGTCCAGATCTTCCGCGATCGCGGCATCGCGGTCGATTTCCAGCCCGGCCTCGGCAAGGACAAGGAGGCGCTGGCGGCCGTCATCGGCGACTATGACGGCCTCGCCATCCGCTCCGCCACCAAGGTGACGGCCAAGCTGCTCGCCCGGGCCACGCGGCTCAAGGTGATCGGCCGCGCCGGGATCGGCGTCGACAATGTCGACGTGCCGGCGGCGACCGCAAAAGGCGTGATCGTGATGAACACGCCCTTCGGCAACTCGATCACCACCGCCGAGCACGCCATCGCCCTGATCTTCGCGCTGGCGCGCCAGATCCCCGCCGCCGACGCCTCGACGCAGGCCGGCAAGTGGGAGAAGAACCGCTTCATGGGCGTCGAGCTGACGGGCAAGACGCTCGGCGTCATCGGCTGCGGCAATGTCGGCGCCGTGGTCGCGGACCGGGCGATCGGCCTGAAGCTGAAGGTGGTCGCCTACGATCCCTTCCTGACGCCGGAGCGCGCCGTCGAGATCGGCGTCGAGAAGGTCGAGCTCGACGCATTGCTGGCGCGGGCCGACCTCATCAGCCTGCACGTGCCGCTCACCGACAAGACCTGCAACATCCTGTCGGAGGAGAACATCGCCCGGACGAAGCCCGGCGTGCGCATCGTCAACTGCGCCCGCGGCGGCCTCGTCGACGAGTTGGCCCTGCGCGCCGCCCTCGATTCCGGCCACGTGGCGGGTGCCGCCTTCGACGTGTTCGTGACCGAGCCGGCGACGGAGAACCCGCTCTTCGGCCACCCGAACGTGATCTGCACGCCGCATCTCGGCGCCGCGACCTCCGAGGCGCAGGAGAACGTGGCGCTTCAGGTCGCCGAGCAGATGGCCGACTACCTGCTGAGCGGGGCCATCACCAACGCGATCAACTTCCCCTCGATCTCGGCCGAGGAGACGCCGCGCCTCAAGCCGTTCGTCGCGCTCTGCGAAAAGCTCGGCTCGCTCCTGGGCCAGCTCACCGAAGCGCCGATCAAGGGCATCCGCATCACCTACGAGGGCGCGATCGCCGGGATGAACACCCGGGCGCTCACCTCCGCGGCGGTGACCGGCGTGCTGCGCCCGATCCTGCAAGAGGTGAACATGGTCTCGGCCCCGGTGATCGCCCGAGACCGCGGGATCGTCATCGACGAGATCAAGCGCGAGGGCGGGGCCAGCGACTACGAGTCGGTGGTGCGCATCACGGTGGATGCGGAGGACATGCCGCGCGACGCCGCAGGCACCGTCTTCACCGACGGCAAGCCGCGGGTGATCGAGATCCGCGGGATCGGCATCGATGCGCCCTTCGCGCCGCTCATGCTCTACGTGCGCAACCACGACAGGCCGGGCTTCGTCGGCAGCTTCGGCTCAGTGCTCGGCGAGGCGGGCGTCAACCTCGCGACCTTCGCCATGGGCCGCGAGGCCAAGGGCGGCAACGCCATCGCCTTCGTGGCGGTGGATGCCGAGGTTTCCCCCGAGGTTCTGAAGGCGATCGAAACGATCCCACAGGTGAAACGTGTTCGCCTCGTCCGCTTCTAG
- a CDS encoding DUF1902 domain-containing protein → MARQFTVRCAWDEAAGVFFVHDSPVPGLATEAPTIPALLCKLPGMIRDLLDLDDSAYIDIYVERVKR, encoded by the coding sequence ATGGCCCGCCAATTCACCGTCCGCTGCGCCTGGGACGAGGCTGCCGGCGTCTTCTTCGTCCACGATTCGCCGGTGCCAGGCCTCGCCACCGAGGCGCCCACCATCCCGGCCCTGCTGTGCAAGCTGCCGGGCATGATCCGCGACCTGCTGGACCTCGACGACAGCGCCTATATCGACATCTACGTCGAGCGGGTGAAGCGCTAG
- the mtnA gene encoding S-methyl-5-thioribose-1-phosphate isomerase: MKIDGRSYRTIFLEADGDAVTVIDQTRLPFVFELKRLATLDDAAVAIRTMVVRGAPLIGVTAAYGLALAMREDASEAGIERASATLAATRPTAINLRWALDRMAAMLRRAPEAERAALAFAEAAAIAEEDVASCRAIGEHGAKILSEIAAKKGGPVNVLTHCNAGWLATVDWGTALAPIYVAHDAGVPVHVFVDETRPRNQGAALTAFELNAHGVPHTVIADNAGGHLMQHGQVDVCIVGSDRTTASGDVCNKIGTYLKALAASDNRIPFYAALPFSTIDWTLSDGVRDIPIEERDAREVTHLTGRTDDGAFATVAVVSPGSPVANPAFDVTPSRLVTGLITERGVCAATEEGLAGLYPERRKAA, translated from the coding sequence ATGAAGATCGACGGACGTTCCTATCGCACCATCTTCCTCGAGGCCGACGGCGACGCGGTCACGGTCATCGACCAGACCCGCCTGCCCTTCGTCTTCGAGCTCAAGCGGCTGGCGACGCTCGACGACGCCGCGGTGGCGATCCGCACCATGGTGGTGCGCGGCGCGCCGCTGATCGGCGTCACCGCCGCCTACGGTCTCGCGCTGGCCATGCGGGAGGATGCGAGCGAGGCGGGGATCGAGCGCGCCTCCGCGACGCTCGCCGCCACGCGACCGACCGCGATCAACCTGCGCTGGGCGCTGGACCGGATGGCCGCCATGCTACGCCGGGCGCCGGAAGCCGAGCGCGCGGCCCTCGCCTTCGCGGAGGCCGCCGCCATCGCCGAGGAGGACGTCGCGAGCTGCCGCGCCATCGGCGAGCACGGCGCCAAGATCCTGTCCGAGATCGCCGCGAAGAAGGGCGGTCCGGTCAACGTGCTGACCCATTGCAACGCCGGCTGGCTCGCCACCGTCGATTGGGGTACCGCGCTGGCGCCGATCTACGTGGCGCACGATGCCGGCGTGCCGGTCCACGTCTTCGTGGACGAGACCCGCCCGCGCAACCAGGGCGCGGCGCTCACCGCCTTCGAGCTCAACGCCCACGGCGTGCCGCACACCGTGATCGCCGACAATGCCGGCGGCCACCTGATGCAGCACGGGCAGGTCGATGTCTGCATCGTCGGCTCCGACCGCACCACGGCCTCGGGCGACGTCTGCAACAAGATCGGCACCTACCTGAAGGCACTGGCGGCCTCCGACAACCGGATCCCGTTCTACGCCGCCCTGCCGTTCTCGACGATCGACTGGACCCTGTCGGACGGGGTGCGCGACATCCCGATCGAGGAGCGCGACGCCCGCGAGGTCACGCATCTGACCGGCCGCACCGATGACGGCGCCTTTGCCACCGTCGCCGTGGTGTCGCCCGGAAGCCCGGTGGCCAACCCCGCCTTCGACGTGACGCCGTCCCGCCTCGTCACCGGCCTCATCACCGAGCGCGGCGTCTGCGCCGCGACCGAGGAGGGTTTGGCCGGGCTCTACCCCGAGCGGCGCAAAGCTGCCTGA
- a CDS encoding DUF3140 domain-containing protein, giving the protein MAEKDDHETIWKDFKGAVNMTAAALEKFLETDESQSVGQKKDGGEATGHKEGRRIVEILHKKKADLSDDDYAHMKKVVGYVNRHLKQGGPEDKSKTKDSPWRLSLMNWGHDPLKD; this is encoded by the coding sequence ATGGCCGAGAAGGACGACCACGAGACGATCTGGAAGGACTTCAAGGGCGCGGTGAACATGACCGCCGCCGCCCTCGAGAAATTCCTGGAAACCGACGAGAGCCAGTCGGTCGGGCAGAAGAAGGATGGCGGCGAGGCCACCGGCCACAAGGAGGGCCGGCGCATCGTCGAGATCCTGCACAAGAAGAAGGCCGACCTCAGCGACGACGACTACGCCCACATGAAGAAGGTGGTGGGCTACGTGAACCGTCACCTCAAGCAGGGTGGGCCCGAGGACAAGTCCAAGACGAAGGACTCGCCCTGGCGGCTCTCGCTGATGAACTGGGGCCACGACCCGTTAAAGGATTGA
- a CDS encoding MATE family efflux transporter, with the protein MTSSPSLAAGGLERPPASHWLDELRATLKLSAPLVLINLAQHGLVASNAVLLGRLGAEPIAAGALATSLYLLLFIGGIGLTSSVAPLVAEAVGQGAEAAGGVRRTVRAGLWVGFLVTLALMPALWFTEALLGLLHQEPAVARDAGAYMRVLQWWMVPALAFMVLKGALAALQRPGPPLAVSLVALPLNLALGAFFAFGPPELGIVGVALGTVVTEFLAIGALIAVIRLDRNLHRHRMFARLWQLDTERLARVVRVGLPMGVAGIAEAGLFEAATVAMGTFGTLPLAAHAVTLQIAATCFMVPNGIGQAATVRVGRAYGAADRAALRRAGAIALWLGFGFMVACAGLQLLAPRTLIGLFLDADAPGAAAVFPVAAGFLIFSALFAISDGVQSVALGCLRGLQDTKVPMLIALFGYWGIGVPLGAALAWGAGMGGRGIWAGFCAGLLFVSVALVVRWRRLSTARPRGSSAQTPAGRNRA; encoded by the coding sequence GTGACCTCCTCACCGAGCCTCGCGGCCGGCGGCCTCGAGCGGCCGCCGGCCTCGCACTGGCTCGACGAACTGCGCGCGACGCTGAAGCTGTCGGCGCCCCTCGTCCTCATCAATCTCGCCCAGCACGGGCTGGTCGCGTCGAACGCGGTGCTGCTCGGCCGGCTCGGCGCCGAGCCCATCGCCGCGGGCGCGCTCGCCACCAGCCTCTACCTGCTGCTGTTCATCGGCGGCATCGGCCTCACCTCGTCCGTGGCGCCCCTCGTCGCGGAAGCCGTCGGACAGGGGGCGGAGGCGGCCGGCGGGGTGCGGCGCACCGTGCGAGCGGGCCTGTGGGTCGGCTTCCTCGTGACGCTCGCGCTGATGCCGGCGCTCTGGTTCACCGAGGCGCTGCTCGGCCTGCTGCATCAGGAGCCGGCGGTCGCCCGCGATGCCGGCGCCTACATGCGGGTGCTGCAATGGTGGATGGTCCCGGCGCTCGCCTTCATGGTGCTGAAGGGCGCGCTCGCCGCACTCCAGCGGCCGGGTCCGCCGCTCGCCGTGAGCCTCGTGGCGCTGCCGCTCAATCTCGCCCTCGGCGCCTTCTTCGCCTTCGGGCCGCCCGAGCTCGGCATCGTCGGCGTGGCCCTCGGCACCGTCGTCACCGAATTCCTGGCGATCGGCGCGCTGATCGCGGTGATCCGGCTCGACCGCAACCTGCACCGCCACCGGATGTTCGCCCGTCTCTGGCAGCTCGACACCGAGCGCCTCGCCCGCGTGGTGCGGGTCGGCCTGCCGATGGGCGTGGCCGGCATCGCCGAGGCCGGTCTGTTCGAGGCGGCCACGGTGGCGATGGGCACCTTCGGCACGCTGCCGCTCGCCGCCCACGCGGTGACGCTCCAGATCGCCGCGACCTGCTTCATGGTGCCCAACGGCATCGGGCAGGCGGCCACGGTGCGGGTCGGCCGTGCCTACGGCGCCGCCGACCGGGCGGCCCTGCGCCGCGCCGGCGCCATTGCGCTCTGGCTCGGCTTCGGGTTCATGGTGGCCTGCGCCGGGCTGCAGCTTCTGGCCCCGCGCACGCTCATCGGCCTGTTCCTCGATGCGGACGCGCCCGGCGCCGCCGCCGTGTTTCCGGTGGCCGCCGGCTTCCTGATCTTCTCGGCCCTGTTCGCGATCTCGGACGGGGTGCAGTCGGTGGCTTTGGGCTGCCTGCGCGGCCTTCAGGACACCAAGGTGCCGATGCTGATCGCGCTGTTCGGCTACTGGGGTATCGGCGTGCCCCTCGGGGCGGCGCTGGCCTGGGGCGCCGGGATGGGCGGACGCGGCATCTGGGCTGGCTTCTGCGCCGGGCTGCTCTTCGTCTCCGTGGCGCTGGTGGTCCGTTGGCGGCGGCTCAGCACCGCGCGCCCGCGCGGCTCAAGCGCGCAGACGCCAGCCGGGCGGAACCGTGCCTGA
- a CDS encoding ABC transporter ATP-binding protein, which produces MFLDWLERRIDPFAPFDDRRMPPKTVLGFAGFYLRPIRSALMVLFVIAVVAGGIEASLYLLMRWFIDLMNAADRTSVISDNAVPLTLAALLLLVVRPFTIWLHEVISNQLVVPQSTNQIRWRTHLYTLGHSLSYFQADFAGRLANRTVQVGPAVRELAVVFIDTLLYVAIYAITAIGLFSSISAWLTLPVVAWVAAYAALTRWFVPRARKRSHLTAETRSTLIGRVVDSYTNILTVKLFARDREERAAVRDAVDTHTKAYLHQFRLTTLTTSLLGVLNSLLLFTTAAVCFALWQRGAMTTGEASAGLALILRLMAMSGWVMQTVRGVFENVGVIQESMQTIARPHGLTDVPGAKTLHVTGGDIRFENVDFHYGRGDASIIENLSFHIRPGEKVGLVGVSGAGKSTITALLLRLHDVEGGRILIDGQDIAGVTQDSLRGAIAMVSQDTSLLHRSIRDNIGYGRPDATDAEIEQAARLAHAHDFILDLVDHKGRRGYDAHVGERGVKLSGGQRQRIAIARVILKDAPILILDEATSALDSQVEAAIQEALDTLMGDKTVLAIAHRLSTIAALDRLIVIDRGRIVEEGTHADLIRRGGLYADLWRRQSGGFLGDRAPAPAS; this is translated from the coding sequence ATGTTCCTCGACTGGCTCGAGCGCCGCATCGATCCGTTCGCGCCCTTCGATGACCGGCGCATGCCGCCCAAAACCGTGCTGGGCTTCGCGGGCTTCTACCTGCGCCCGATCCGCTCCGCGCTCATGGTGCTGTTCGTCATCGCCGTGGTGGCCGGCGGCATCGAGGCCTCGCTCTACCTGCTGATGCGCTGGTTCATCGACCTGATGAACGCGGCCGACCGCACGAGCGTGATCAGCGACAACGCGGTTCCGCTGACGCTCGCCGCGCTGCTCCTCCTCGTGGTGCGCCCCTTCACGATCTGGCTGCACGAGGTCATCTCGAACCAGCTGGTCGTGCCGCAATCGACCAACCAGATCCGTTGGCGCACGCATCTCTACACGCTCGGCCACTCGCTCTCTTACTTCCAGGCGGATTTCGCCGGGCGGCTCGCCAACCGCACCGTGCAGGTCGGGCCGGCAGTGCGCGAACTTGCCGTCGTGTTCATCGATACGCTGCTCTACGTGGCGATCTACGCGATCACCGCGATCGGGCTGTTCTCCTCGATCTCCGCGTGGCTCACCCTGCCCGTCGTGGCCTGGGTCGCGGCCTATGCCGCCCTGACGAGGTGGTTCGTGCCGCGCGCTCGCAAGCGCTCGCACTTGACCGCGGAGACCCGCTCGACCCTGATCGGCCGGGTGGTCGACAGCTACACCAATATCCTCACCGTCAAGCTGTTCGCCCGCGACCGCGAGGAGCGCGCCGCCGTGCGCGACGCGGTCGACACCCACACGAAAGCATACTTGCACCAGTTTCGGCTCACCACGCTGACGACGAGCCTGCTCGGGGTCCTCAACAGCCTGCTCCTGTTCACGACGGCCGCCGTCTGCTTCGCCCTGTGGCAGCGCGGCGCGATGACCACCGGCGAGGCTTCGGCCGGACTCGCGCTGATTCTTCGCCTGATGGCGATGTCGGGCTGGGTGATGCAGACCGTGCGCGGCGTGTTCGAGAATGTCGGCGTGATCCAGGAGAGCATGCAGACGATCGCCCGTCCGCACGGCCTCACCGACGTGCCGGGAGCGAAGACGCTGCATGTCACCGGCGGCGACATCCGCTTCGAGAACGTGGACTTCCACTACGGGCGGGGCGACGCCAGCATCATCGAGAACCTGTCCTTCCACATTCGCCCCGGCGAGAAGGTCGGACTCGTCGGCGTGAGCGGCGCGGGCAAGAGCACGATCACCGCGCTGCTCCTGCGCCTGCACGACGTCGAGGGCGGCCGCATCCTGATCGACGGCCAGGACATCGCCGGGGTGACGCAGGACAGCCTGCGCGGCGCCATCGCCATGGTCAGCCAGGACACCTCGCTGCTGCATCGCTCGATCCGCGACAATATCGGCTACGGCCGCCCGGACGCCACCGACGCCGAGATCGAGCAGGCGGCGCGGCTGGCGCATGCCCACGACTTCATCCTCGACCTCGTGGACCACAAGGGCCGGCGCGGCTACGACGCTCATGTCGGCGAGCGGGGCGTGAAGCTCTCCGGCGGGCAGCGCCAGCGCATCGCCATCGCCCGCGTCATCCTCAAGGACGCGCCGATCCTGATCCTCGACGAGGCGACGAGCGCGCTCGACAGCCAGGTCGAGGCGGCGATCCAGGAGGCGCTCGACACGCTGATGGGCGACAAGACGGTGCTCGCTATCGCCCACCGCCTCTCGACCATCGCTGCCCTCGACCGGCTGATCGTGATCGATCGCGGCCGGATCGTCGAGGAGGGCACGCATGCCGACCTGATCCGCCGCGGCGGCCTCTATGCCGACCTGTGGCGGCGCCAATCCGGCGGCTTCCTCGGGGATCGGGCGCCGGCTCCGGCCTCGTAA
- a CDS encoding tRNA (cytidine(34)-2'-O)-methyltransferase yields the protein MLRLALYQPDIPQNTGTMLRMAACLGIAVEIIEPAGFDVSARNLRRSGLDYLDHVAITRHRSWDAFQEWRREAGIRLVLATTTGSVPYTQHAFRGDDCVLMGRESAGVPDAVHAAADARVRVPIRPGLRSLNVAVCAAMILGEAIRQAG from the coding sequence ATGCTTCGCCTCGCCCTCTACCAGCCGGACATCCCGCAGAACACGGGCACGATGCTGCGCATGGCGGCCTGCCTCGGGATCGCAGTGGAGATCATCGAGCCGGCCGGTTTCGACGTGTCCGCCCGTAATCTGCGCCGCTCGGGGCTGGACTATCTCGACCATGTGGCGATCACCCGCCACCGCTCCTGGGACGCCTTCCAGGAATGGCGGCGGGAAGCGGGCATCCGCCTCGTGCTGGCGACCACCACCGGCTCAGTGCCCTACACGCAGCACGCCTTCCGCGGCGACGATTGCGTGCTGATGGGGCGCGAGTCGGCCGGTGTGCCGGACGCGGTTCACGCCGCCGCCGATGCCCGGGTGCGGGTTCCGATCCGGCCGGGCCTTCGCTCGCTCAACGTCGCGGTTTGCGCCGCGATGATCCTGGGCGAGGCGATCCGGCAGGCCGGGTAA
- a CDS encoding DUF6894 family protein: MPRFFFNTNDDVELCDEEGTDLPDLEAARRAAIRYAGELLREAGPCVAFGDTWQLRASDVDEAVVFTIDVKVTLDQAALSTPCRDVARCQQRPRSRQTDSVTHSN; the protein is encoded by the coding sequence ATGCCGAGGTTCTTCTTCAATACCAACGACGACGTGGAGTTATGCGACGAGGAGGGGACAGACCTGCCTGATCTGGAGGCAGCCCGTCGTGCCGCCATTCGCTATGCCGGCGAACTCTTGAGAGAGGCCGGGCCCTGCGTCGCATTCGGCGACACGTGGCAGCTCAGGGCAAGCGATGTGGACGAAGCGGTCGTGTTCACGATCGACGTCAAGGTCACGCTGGATCAGGCGGCGCTCTCTACGCCGTGTCGCGACGTCGCGCGTTGCCAGCAGCGGCCGAGAAGCCGACAGACCGATAGCGTCACACATTCGAACTGA